Proteins encoded by one window of Amaranthus tricolor cultivar Red isolate AtriRed21 chromosome 4, ASM2621246v1, whole genome shotgun sequence:
- the LOC130811198 gene encoding putative cysteine proteinase inhibitor 7 has protein sequence MAQKNKIGVWVPVDSNSPTIKHISAWAVKDYNEDHGENLKYEEAFEAEEQEIIGGVNYRIGLWASYVDGSMVRRKRYEALVYRNLDDGKALISLKPFLQDKQRMILAYAKSLTNQTN, from the exons ATGGCTCAAAAAAACAAGATTGGTGTTTGGGTTCCGGTTGACTCTAACAGTCCCACTATCAAACACATTTCTGCTTGGGCTGTTAAAGATTATAATGAAGATCAT GGAGAAAATTTAAAGTATGAAGAAGCATTTGAGGCAGAAGAACAAGAGATAATTGGTGGTGTAAATTATCGAATTGGACTTTGGGCATCGTATGTTGATGGGTCGATGGTAAGGAGGAAAAGGTATGAAGCACTTGTGTATAGGAATTTGGATGACGGCAAAGCACTCATTTCTTTGAAGCCTTTCTTGCAAGACAAACAACGTATGATACTTGCCTACGCTAAGTCGCTAACTAATCAAACAAATTAA